The segment aagtgtaaatgtgtgtgtgtgtgtgtgtgtgtgtgtgattgcgtcTATGAGCAGTGTACAATTATTGATCAGTTTACAAATCCTAATCTGTGATATTCGTAATGTGATTGCTCTGCTGTGAAACCCCAACTCCTGTgttatgagagggtaaatttacacagtggaatattatatttgattgtgatagtcttAATAGACGTGTAAcctgtgggcggggatgtagctcagtcggtagcgcgctggatttgtatccagttggccgctgtcagcgtgagttcgttcccacgttcggcgagagatttatttctcagagtcaactttgtgtgcagactctcctcggtgtccgaacacccccgtgtgtacacgcaagcacaagaccaagtgcgcacgaaaaagatcctgtaatccatgtcagagttcggtgggttatagaaacacgaaaatacccagcacgcttcctccgaaaacggcgtatggctgcctaaatggcggggtaaaaaacggtcatacacgtaaaattccactcgtgcaaaaaacacgagtgtacatgggagtttcagcccacgaacgcagaagaagaagaagacgtgtaaccttatttagattttatctgtaaatttattcaatttaaagatgacacggacaacactttaggtcagtgttattggaagtatgataggtgtgcttgttattacatacgtgaacctatgttttatgtgtgttaattgtccaattgttgttataatcattTACAGGCAGGcggggtgtgccgaagaaaattttccatttttatgtaacattttaatggacaataaagtgttgttattgttattgttttggaTTTCAGTGTTATTAGTGAAACAGTAGGGGGGTGGTGATGGTGTaggtgaaagaaacaattgctACACAGGGATATTAGTCTCTTTAGCAAATTAACTGGTCAAGTTGCTTCTTTAGTTTGTTAATACATTTGCAATGTACATTTATTTGAACTTCCAAAGACCTTAACTATATGTAGAAACCAGTAAATTTACCCTGGCGATGGTTTGCATGGCGTAAACTCAACAAAATGTTGATGACCGCTTCCGAGTTTTCCTGGCGGAAGTCCAAATACTAGGTATGAAATCCTCACGACAAAGACTGTGCAGGACTGTGCTAAAATTGTTTATTAGCCCTGTGCAGCGCTCGATTCTCATACTGGGACCGAATTCTGACGGCACgaacccaccaccaccgcctACCCACCTGCTATGTCTCTCTATTTTTGTAGTTGATGAATACAAACATTGTGTCAAAGCATGCAGCACAATATCTACCTTCCGCACAGCAAGGACAGAATGCGTTGTGGTGCCTCCACCCAGCCCACTCGCAGACCTGGAGCTAGGATCTTGGAGAAGGTTGCTATGGACACAACATTTCCTCTGTAGTCTTGGTCTGATGGCTTGTCGTAAGACAGCAGGCGGGCAGGTGGGGAACACTCCCTTTCAAGGATAAAAACGAAAACATAGTAATAAGAAGTCTTCAGATAACATTTTAGTTTGTGTTTATGCGTTCATGTATGTAATAGTCCACATGCTACTTCAACCACTCTGTTATCTaccaaattttttattttattttttcctcttCTCAAGACACCAGGTGTTCAGGCAACCTCTACTCAgacaaaaacataaaataagGACACAGCCATACCAAATTTAGTTTCCTTTTGTTTTACACTGTTTTAAATTTATTACAGGCTAATAATGTCCATATTcaagtaccgtatttgacggattacaagacgcaccgttttataagccgcacccccgactttaaaaaagaaaattgggacgagccacgtaaaggtcgcgtcactatattagccgccgtcgataaaaatataatcagatcgtgtcaatcaatcaaaacaaccaggcaaacgaaagtacggtatttggcgaaatcggctccgagaataaacaagtgaaacaaagaagaaaagtaaaaaagtttgaagaaaaatatcacacacacaatttgtaaacaacacacacatgtagtcccgcccggaataagctttttggggatgatttacgacttttgcgcacatttcgagcagacaaaaacacaacatggcggctctcgctcctccaactattgcgagacacaaaaaaacgaaatctcgcacgtgcgagatcctgatacattcCGGTGTTTCTCtctacgctatcttgtcacgacgacttgctgacaaacgaagattcgcgaaagaaagagaaaagcgctgagtcttgagtagagagctaataaagtaccggtaatcgccaatcgagcgaaatgaaaatccgcggcgacttccattaggtgaatgctattcagtttaggtaacgttttagtcgcatctttttataagccgcaatgcgattttttttttttaaaagtcgcggcttgtagtccgtcaaatacggtatacAGAACAGATATAAACAAGCACAAATAATATTCTCACCCAAAATGAATGAGATTGTAGATATCTTCAGCTACCACGAGCACATCATACTTGCGAGCAAGTTCTACGAGTTTGCGACATCGGCCTGCAGAGAAAAGTGGTTGCAAGTCATTCCTGATTAGCGGCTAAGAGTCATTTAGATTTGAAAATGTCCTCAATTTAGTCTCATAttgcagaacacacacacacacacacacactctcacacacacacaatcaatcaatcaatcaatcatacCCTGATAGGCACTTCCCAGAGCGTTTCCCAGTGGTAAAGTTAGTCGCTAGCTGTCAGATAACTCCACTAAATTTGCTGTGTCACTTTTGACAACGTCATTAAAACGTCCATTTCTGAACAAATCCTTCtcaatgtatgtgtgtatgcttATTTCAATCATGGTAAGATTGTAGTAACATTTAAGTAACGAATACGCTGATAATGAAAGATTTAAATCGAAGATCGGTCATTCTGGCATTATGGCAAAAACATTTCTGAAGATTTTTTCATGAGTCCCTAAAAATACTGTGGGCTAAAATAGTAGAAAATTACTGACCTTCACATAATTCCTCCAAGCAAATTTAGCACCCGCAACACTCACTTGCACTGTAACAATTCCCTTTTGGGTTGTTGTACACAGGTATTGTGTACACCATTCCCCAAAATGGTCGTGCTGAAGATCGTTTTTCATCACTGGGGCAATATTCTGACAAAACTTGTTCCAGAACATCTGTGTTCATCCCATCAGCATCACAGGGCACtgtagagaaaaacaaatgaCTTCTTCAGCAGAAGCTTTTGAACACATAAGTACTTTTCACTTGACACTGGCCATAAACATCTTCGTTGGTTCGATGAGTCCTACACAGACAATTCACATCATTTGCCAGAATGAAAAGCAGTTAATTCTCTGCTAATTTGCATCTCACGTTGTCGGAAGGAAACTACCATTATGAAAGCTAAGTAATGTAACAACACCTTATTTCATGTAGGCAGCTCACTTTCTGTCCCAGTAGACATCAAGCTGCCATCTTAGAACTTCGTTTCAGGGTTATAGTGTTAATGTCATCAAGTTGATTCAGCTATGTTGAAAGTGAACTATGCTCACGGGATATATTGTAAGTGTGCCAGGagaagcacacaaaaaaagcttgCATGACATCCAGATCAGTCCTCTGCAGTGCAAGGATCATGCATTCATGACTTTAAGCTCTCACCCGGCACGATCTTCATTTGGAGATCATCCTTGAGCACCCTGCAGCCAGCGAAGTAGGTGGGATCCTCGATGAAGACAACGCTGTCCTTGCTGAAGAGAACAGAGGCCACCATGTGCAGGGCCTGTGTTGCTCCCGCTGTCACCATCAAGTTGGAGCTGTCCACACAAACTTATTTTACTTGTTAACCCTGTACAGCAGAATTCAATGGCTTTTGTCTGCTTAGACGAATGCGTACCCACCAGGACTGGATAAAATATGATGAGGACTCCTGAAATTCAAGAGTGGAAGAAGAAAACAGCTCGCTGATTACAATTTATTTAATAAATTAGCTAAGTTAGGGCATTTTGATAAAATTATTACCAGAATTCTAAATTGCTGTACAATGAACATCCCTTGAACTTTTAAGGTCCAATTTCCCGGAAAACCTTTCCAAAATGGCTCCTTATATAGATAGAAAACCTTTAAATATCATAGGTTCAAGAGGCGAACTGCCACGGACAACTTAAATGCTCTGCCTttctggaggtatcccacgaacacTATATGCATCCCCTCTTGCGCCTTTCTCTCGTGAGCAtggcgcgtgtgtgtgcatgtttgtgtgcacatgtgttgtgtgtgtgtgtgtgtgtgtgtgtgtgcgtgtgtgtgtgtgtgtgcaaaagagagagaaaagagagtgcatgtttgtgtgtgtgcttatgtgtgtgtgtgtgagtaagagagagagagagagagagagagagagtgtgtgtgtgtgtgtgtgtgtgtgtgtgtgtgtgtgtgtgtgtgtgattgcttgtaaaggtgtgtgtgtccatctGTCTATGTTCGTATGAGTGTGGGTTTGGAGTGTATGAgatcagagacatagatagaagagatgcgaagcgctgtcttcccgctTGCGTTATCCTCgcctacggcaggggcaagtaatcctcccactagcgccaagctggcaattgttCGCGTACTCTTCGCCTACGacaggggcaagtaatcctcccatgactggcgccaagctggcaattgttgtgtttttaaagagttataactgtttcatagaaaatcatacataataaaacatgcaaaatgttgattatttgcactcaagagaaacagaaaatcacaagaagaagactattgcattatttggtgattagaagatgaatcctaaagtaagcaatttcgctcatttctccttaaaaactttttatccacacgccagtgtatgtgcgagaaccacttgagtgagacttataagcatcaaatttaattacagcgcgtcaaaaattatacaaacagattaatgtatacaccagtaatgcatttgccagtcaagggaaagcaaagtttcgcacaaaagaaaatattagctcCCAAACATTGCCTCCACGCACAATGGACTTAGaaacaatggccgcaagaaccgaaggaaccgtttttgactcacttcgggaagccaatcctctcaaatgcatttgtgtgcacactattgaagctacagaatatgaatcaagtttacttaccactgatatctctcgtctgaagctggatatatccaaagaaatatgacagaaaagcaCTTCAAATCGGTGTCAGAGAGCAAGCGAACAACAATTTAGAACGGGATGGCGCGAGGTCACGCTGACCGAGCGCGGCCCGTGTAGCCTAAGAGTTCACGCGAGCGGccctcgcttcgcatctctgtatgtatgtctctgatgagatttgtgtttgtgtaagtgagtgagtgagtgtgtgtgtatgtgtgtgtgtgtgtttgcaagggTGGGTGTGTTCATCTgtatatgtgcgtatgagtgtgttttgtgtgtatgagatttgtgtgagtcagtgtgtgtgtgtgtgtgtgtgtgtgtgtgtgtgtgacttggggtgtgtgtgtgtgtgtgagagagagtgagagagagagagagagagagagagagagagagagagagagagagagagagagaatttgtcCTTCACTGGGGGTAGTATGCAGTGCCTTaatggcattgcacttctacttaattgtgTTTTCCGCAAATCCTAGCAACACAAGAGGGGTCATGCAAAATAAAAATGCTACCCATACCTGTTGACAGTATCCCCATACTCCCGTGTCAGAAAGTGTGCCAGCTCCTCACGGAAGGTTTGGTCACCAGTTTCAGGTCCGTAGCCAAagatgtgagttgtgtctgcTTCATTATCCTGGTCCACAAGATTTCAACATCACAATAACACCTGTCATGCCCGCAGGAATCCCAACATGTAGGCCTATATTTATAAAtacatttatcctacatacgtgagagagacacccgtgagataataatcgttcaaatcacacgtgtgtatatcatgtaaatgaggtcatgtcaagcaagtctgcttatgatgccaaattcaccgagacaaacgtcattatagaaacacaaattgcgctcgctaattaccctcgatggatctttagaactaacacgtcacgctacactttcagagtgacgtttctttgctttgacgtaatagattgcacgaggctttagaagagatcgaggttccaaaacaagcgtcttcaatttagctgcctcgaatgcaggacattttcagtaaaatacacgtaagtacagtatgtaggataaacagaatactacatggcttgctgtgtcgtaccagatttacactcgttgctttttgaaatagtgaacagctcgctttcgctcgcagttcaatatttaaaaaaacaactcgtgtaaatctggtacgacacagcaagccatgtagtattctctatttatctccGCATGTCTTGCGCACAGATCCATGTACGCATATTTAggagcacacagacacacacatgcaaaaaaGCGCAGTACAGATAAATTTGTATTCCGTTTTTATTTTCCTCTTTGCGGTACCACCGAGGACGTTAAATGTGAATGACATCAACATACCAACGTGTAGCTAGTTGCTTTCAGTAAGATCTCCTTGCAGTCCTTCAGTGTCTCGGGCCCAGGTGAGCCATCCATTAGGGAAAGGACGTTTTCAGCTGCTTCATGATGCTCGCGCACGGCTTTGGCGTAATCCATACCTCCTCACACAAGACGTCCAGCGTTCGCTTTGTACTACGCTAACTCAATGGGACTATTACCACGGGATGGACTTCGCTGGTGTAGCCGACAGCACGAGTTGACCCTTGACCAGGGTCTGACTACTTACTGCGTGACCTCGCGCGACCACGCGCGACCCCAccgcgcgacctcaaactaaacttggccaaaaaattattgcaacaactttCGCACGCTAACAAAAGCGGTAAAACGCAATCCATTTTAGTtcaactttatatgctggaaaaggtCATTATGTCCACCgttcatatcatttgtccgatcgGTGGtaatttgtataggcatcccgttacAGCcttgtcaaacaaggtcacccctaaactcgacctgacaaaaaccatagccccgtgttttaaaatctgcaaaaaatcagaatgttCACTTACCAAACACTTATGACTACTGTTAGAAAGGCCATTGAATTTCGAGTTCAGAGCATTTTGTTTGATGCACCTTACTTCTCTAGTCTCTGTAGCCTTTTGACAAAGGCAGTAGgggtcaaccgtttcagaggccaaaaaaggcacgtgttgcggccatttttgagggggtcctccactcaatgagagccatatctgctcaagttctcaatgaaTTGCTTTagaaatttcagaagttatgactAATAGGCTGACCAAAATCTGTGTTGATTTTGGTGAACGTGTATACTAAGCGTGTCTTATGACGCAACGTTTCCGAAAGACCTAAACAAATATTcgtattaattcagggtttaagGACAAAAAATCGTGACATTGCATGCTAAGAAAAAAATGGTATGGGCAACTGGTGCCAAAGTTTCAGGCAGatctgagtgctggtttacatttgctggagataAGAACGCGCACAAAAAATGATCGATCACCGTCAATGGTAACGTATACAGTCGctttattgatggccgcaggagcggtcatctattggaatgcattcggagaggtgacatgtttTAAAACATGGGGCTATGGTTTtagtcaggtcgattttaggggtgaccttgtttgacaggctgtaacgggatgcctatacaactTACCACcgatcggacaaatgatattAACGGTGGACATAATTACCCtttccagcatataaagttgaACTAAAATGGATTGCGTTTTACCGCTTTTGTTAGCGTGCGaaagttgttgcaataatttttttaccAAGTTTAAAACATAAATTTACATgtaatatttttgttgttcaAGTATTTTCATggtattttctcacgttgtattaggccaaaaaaaaaattgtctgtttctggtcacccgaccgaccctaaatttcggcgccgaccctaaacttttttttttccaaactcaaacatttttttaaattttttttggtggtaaaggacagggtgagaaaatgaacaacaaaaacgtgtgaaaacgaaagtccgctgacgatttgtaaatgtgttgagtgtcttgtctctatgtatagtgaatccagtctctttgcgcgatttttaaagttagttttattggtctacatttggggtaaaaaaaattaaaataaaaaataaataaaataaaaaaatcccgacctaccgaccctattttttttagccatgttaccagaaacagacaatttttttttgttggtcttaGCATATATTAAGCCATGGACATGAAAAATAAGGGACTTGTGATGCATTTtctatggcaatccgtttgtaaagaaattaagGTTTTTTGGTTTGAtcctaaataatgaattatttaagtAAATTATTCATCATATAATGCATTCTATATATAAactagaatgcattgtatattaTAGACTGCATTCTATATTCTAGAAATGCATTCTGTAACGTCCCAAAACTATGCGTTCTGTCAGAATGCCGCATTCCGAACCACGTGATAACCGTCCGGCGAaactaacacgcacacacacacatacactgacacacactgactcacacttGCACACAGACTGGACACAGACAAGTCGGACATGATCGGTTGTGACAGAAATCTGGTGCTTTCACTTTCGCTCGCTCGCggctcttcgaaaatgcatcacaaCTCCCTTCATGTTCTTTTCCAAAGCTTAAAACTTGGTACAACGTGAGATAATactatttatcctacatacgcgagagagacactcgtgagataatggatcgttcaaatcacacgtgtgtatatcatgtaaatgaggtcatgtcaagcaagtctggcagggacctgtttttccactgcatgcttatgatgccaaagtcaccgagacaaacgtcattatagaaaaaaaattgcgctcgcacgatgaatttttagaactaacatgTCACGCCACGGCACtgagagtgacgtttctttactttgacgtaatagattgcacgaggctttagaagagatagagcttccaaaacaagcgtcttcgactgcaggacattttcagtaaaatacacgtaagtacagtatgtaggataaacagaatactacgtggcttgctgtttcgtaccagatttacactcgttgctttttcaaatagtgaacagctcgctttcgctcgcagttcaatatttaacaaTTCGCGTaaggcattatacttgtctcgtctaaatatcggaccctattgctacgctgaaaacacaatagctgttaatgaagatactagaacaacaaaaatattacatgtaaatgctttagtttgaggtcgcgcttGATCGCGCAGTAATTATAGTCAGACCGCTTGACCCTGCTGTTCAAAGGGGAGTTACTCTCTTAGTTTAAACAGAGGTATTCAAAATGGCGGCGATCTTCATGGAAAACTtcttggcagcgtgttcaaagTCACCTTTATTGAATACTCGTAAGTACTCACGCATATAATGAAAACATTGGCGTGCCTTGAGTTTGGGACACTGTTCTTGAATATTACCTTTCGCGAATACAAAACACTGCCATGAAAAATGTGCGTTGCAGTTTTACTGGAATGGATCTGGATTCCCATTGGCGTAATTTACATCACTGTATTCACAGGAGCCGTATCGGCTAAACGGGACAGGCGGTGTGCGCATATCCATCTAAAATGACTTCTTCATGCATGGTCGTAGATTTTCAGTCCCTTAGAATATATTCATGCACAGTCTGATGTTCAAAGTTTGAAAACAGAAGTTGGGTTGCTTATACTAGTAGGTTTACACTAATATGTTCCCGGCGGCCACGGCAGCCCCCTTTTCCCGAAGGCAACAGCTATACACACTCCGAATGAATACAGGATCGATGGTGTAACGTCTTTCAGTTCAGCACATACACGGAGGCAACTCCTGTCAGTGTGTTCCAAGCTTTATTAATTTCTTAGTAGAGGCAAGCACATACATATGGTACATCGACCTAGATATTCTCTAGCATGGTGGGGAGTAACGTGCAGTGCGCATGTCCCGTGACGTATGCCCTTGT is part of the Littorina saxatilis isolate snail1 linkage group LG15, US_GU_Lsax_2.0, whole genome shotgun sequence genome and harbors:
- the LOC138949184 gene encoding uncharacterized protein isoform X1, which encodes MDYAKAVREHHEAAENVLSLMDGSPGPETLKDCKEILLKATSYTLDNEADTTHIFGYGPETGDQTFREELAHFLTREYGDTVNSSNLMVTAGATQALHMVASVLFSKDSVVFIEDPTYFAGCRVLKDDLQMKIVPVPCDADGMNTDVLEQVLSEYCPSDEKRSSARPFWGMVYTIPVYNNPKGNCYSASRCRKLVELARKYDVLVVAEDIYNLIHFGECSPPARLLSYDKPSDQDYRGNVVSIATFSKILAPGLRVGWVEAPQRILSLLCGSYMLWSGGCLNHYASKLAGATLTLGLLAKHLCHIRQVYKKRNDAACAVLRDSLPEGATFRKPQGGFFVWIEFPEGTDTFKMMQWMINKYQVSFMPGFCASTLKNYGNCARISICYHEESVLVDAVQKVCKGACEFMQLSHP
- the LOC138949184 gene encoding uncharacterized HTH-type transcriptional regulator YisV-like isoform X2 produces the protein MDYAKAVREHHEAAENVLSLMDGSPGPETLKDCKEILLKATSYTLDNEADTTHIFGYGPETGDQTFREELAHFLTREYGDTVNSSNLMVTAGATQALHMVASVLFSKDSVVFIEDPTYFAGCRVLKDDLQMKIVPVPCDADGMNTDVLEQVLSEYCPSDEKRSSARPFWGMVYTIPVYNNPKGNCYSASRCRKLVELARKYDVLVVAEDIYNLIHFGECSPPARLLSYDKPSDQDYRGNVVSIATFSKILAPGLRVGWVEAPQRILSLLCGSYMLWSGGCLNHYASKLAGATLTLGLLAKHLCHIRQVYKKRNDAACAVLRDSLPEGATFRKPQGGFFVWIEFPEGTDTFKMMQWMINKYQVSFMPGFWFNNQSITSSTNVQLVDVRR